Proteins encoded within one genomic window of Couchioplanes caeruleus:
- a CDS encoding ATP-binding protein, translating into MSVLTARFDVPLGAHAPRTARHATTAVLTGWGYRDDIWLDQAAVVISELVTNAVRHGGGCVEVSMECHHGRVTLLVADGSSVVPRRRDADSCGGRGLALIEALTTRWGVRDHQGGKQVWADLLPCPAGHRAHRS; encoded by the coding sequence ATGAGTGTGCTGACTGCCCGCTTCGACGTGCCGTTGGGTGCCCACGCGCCCCGCACGGCACGGCACGCCACGACGGCCGTGCTCACGGGCTGGGGATATCGGGACGACATCTGGCTCGACCAGGCGGCCGTGGTGATCAGCGAGCTGGTGACCAACGCCGTACGCCACGGCGGCGGGTGCGTCGAGGTGAGCATGGAGTGCCACCACGGCCGGGTCACCCTGTTGGTCGCCGACGGCTCGTCGGTCGTGCCGCGGCGCCGCGACGCCGACTCCTGCGGGGGCCGCGGGCTCGCGCTCATCGAGGCACTGACGACCCGCTGGGGAGTCCGCGACCACCAGGGCGGAAAGCAGGTCTGGGCCGATCTCCTCCCCTGCCCGGCCGGGCACCGGGCTCACCGCTCGTAG
- a CDS encoding 26S proteasome regulatory subunit RPN10, producing MIRFLQPWWLLAALPVLLVVAAYVWRQFRRRQYAMKFTNVDLLRSLAPKGLGWRRHVAAGASLLSLFVLALAMARPSVDREEPLERATVMLAIDVSLSMEADDVAPNRIEAAQEAAKAFVQELPPTYNLGLVSFAKAANVLVSPTKDRAAVIAGIDGLTLAEATATGEAVFTSLDAIRSVPADGADGAPPARIVLLSDGYRTSGRSVEDAATAASAANVPVSTIAFGTDSGVVDIRGVLQRVPVDRLSLQQLAEKTKGYFYEAASVSELKQVYEDMGSSIGHRVQPEEITQWYAGAALLLGLAAALLSLLWTSRLP from the coding sequence ATGATCCGTTTTCTGCAGCCGTGGTGGCTGCTCGCCGCGCTGCCGGTCCTGCTGGTGGTAGCCGCCTACGTCTGGCGCCAGTTCCGCCGGCGCCAGTACGCGATGAAGTTCACCAACGTGGACCTGCTGCGCTCGCTCGCGCCGAAGGGTCTGGGCTGGCGCCGGCACGTGGCCGCCGGGGCCTCCCTGCTCAGCCTGTTCGTGCTCGCCCTGGCGATGGCGCGCCCGTCGGTCGACCGGGAGGAGCCGCTGGAGCGGGCCACGGTCATGCTGGCGATCGACGTGTCGCTGTCGATGGAGGCCGACGACGTCGCGCCGAACCGCATCGAGGCGGCGCAGGAGGCGGCCAAGGCGTTCGTCCAGGAGCTGCCGCCGACGTACAACCTGGGCCTGGTGTCGTTCGCCAAGGCCGCGAACGTGCTGGTCTCCCCGACGAAGGACCGCGCGGCGGTGATCGCCGGCATCGACGGGCTGACGCTGGCCGAGGCGACGGCGACCGGCGAGGCGGTGTTCACGTCGCTGGACGCGATCCGCTCGGTGCCGGCCGACGGGGCCGACGGCGCGCCGCCAGCGCGGATCGTGCTGCTCTCCGACGGTTACCGCACGTCGGGGCGCTCGGTGGAGGATGCCGCGACGGCCGCCTCGGCGGCGAACGTCCCGGTCTCGACGATCGCCTTCGGCACGGACTCCGGCGTCGTCGACATCCGGGGCGTGCTGCAACGCGTACCGGTGGATCGGCTGTCGTTGCAGCAGCTCGCGGAGAAGACCAAGGGGTACTTCTACGAGGCCGCCTCGGTCAGCGAGCTCAAGCAGGTCTACGAGGACATGGGCAGCTCGATCGGGCACCGGGTGCAACCCGAGGAGATCACCCAGTGGTACGCCGGCGCGGCGCTGCTGCTGGGCCTCGCGGCGGCGTTGCTGAGCCTGCTCTGGACGTCGCGACTGCCGTGA
- a CDS encoding aminopeptidase P family protein encodes MAEQGESTTAAKTESHDPDFPEAFLQFMRSGWREDALDVTARPEAPHYAKRRAALSDAFPGETLIIPTGNEKVRANDTDYPFRPGSDFVYLTGDSDPDGVLVLRPSGSGHDAVLYTHDRNSKATDAFFRSRNGELWVGRRHTLGEKSAELGIETASYTGLGRALADCAPGRTRVLRGLDAAVDRAVLPYDPDPALRRDRALASVISELKLVKDEWEIAQLQEAIDATVRGFEDVARILPADRGVKERLLEGVFALRARTDGNDVGYGSIVGAGAHATILHWVRNTGVTVPGELLLMDMGVEARSFYTADVTRTVPVSGTFTPLQRQVYDIVHASQQAGMDAIKPGVKFHDVHQTCMRVLAEGLHDLGLLPVSVDEAMSEQSTVYRRWTLHGFGHMLGIDVHDCSAARKETYRDGPLQEGYVLTVEPGLYFQPEDDLVPEELRGVGVRIEDDVLVTADGCRNLSAGLPRSSAEVESWLVAQREAGPRLPE; translated from the coding sequence ATGGCCGAGCAAGGCGAGAGCACGACGGCGGCGAAGACGGAATCGCACGACCCCGACTTCCCCGAGGCGTTCCTGCAATTCATGCGCAGCGGCTGGCGGGAGGACGCGCTCGACGTCACCGCCCGGCCCGAGGCGCCCCACTACGCCAAGCGCCGCGCGGCGCTCTCCGACGCCTTCCCCGGCGAGACGCTGATCATCCCCACCGGCAACGAGAAGGTGCGCGCCAACGACACCGACTACCCGTTCCGGCCCGGCAGCGACTTCGTCTACCTGACCGGCGACAGCGACCCCGACGGCGTGCTGGTCCTGCGCCCCAGCGGCTCGGGCCACGACGCGGTCCTCTACACCCACGACCGCAACTCCAAGGCGACCGACGCCTTCTTCCGCAGCCGCAACGGCGAACTGTGGGTCGGTCGCCGGCACACCCTCGGCGAGAAGTCGGCCGAGCTGGGCATCGAGACCGCGTCCTACACCGGGCTCGGCCGGGCGCTGGCCGACTGCGCGCCGGGCCGCACCCGGGTGCTGCGCGGGCTCGACGCCGCCGTCGATCGGGCCGTGCTGCCCTACGACCCCGACCCTGCGCTCCGGCGTGACCGGGCCCTCGCCAGCGTGATCTCCGAGCTCAAGCTGGTCAAGGACGAGTGGGAGATCGCCCAGCTCCAGGAGGCGATCGACGCGACGGTCCGCGGCTTCGAGGACGTGGCGCGCATCCTGCCCGCCGACCGCGGCGTCAAGGAGCGCCTGCTGGAGGGCGTCTTCGCGCTGCGCGCCCGCACGGACGGCAACGACGTCGGCTACGGCAGCATCGTCGGCGCCGGGGCGCACGCGACGATCCTGCACTGGGTCCGCAACACCGGCGTCACCGTCCCGGGCGAGCTGCTGCTCATGGACATGGGCGTCGAGGCCCGCTCGTTCTACACCGCCGACGTCACCCGCACCGTCCCGGTCTCCGGCACCTTCACGCCGCTGCAACGCCAGGTCTACGACATCGTGCACGCCTCGCAGCAGGCCGGCATGGACGCGATCAAGCCCGGCGTGAAGTTCCACGACGTCCACCAGACCTGCATGCGCGTGCTCGCCGAGGGCCTGCACGACCTGGGCCTGCTGCCGGTCAGCGTCGACGAGGCGATGTCCGAGCAGTCCACGGTCTACCGCCGCTGGACGCTGCACGGCTTCGGCCACATGCTCGGCATCGACGTCCACGACTGCTCGGCCGCCCGGAAGGAAACCTACCGCGACGGCCCGCTCCAGGAGGGCTACGTCCTGACCGTCGAGCCGGGTCTCTACTTCCAGCCCGAGGACGACCTGGTCCCCGAGGAGCTCCGCGGCGTCGGCGTCCGCATCGAGGACGACGTCCTGGTCACCGCCGACGGCTGCCGCAACCTGTCGGCCGGCCTGCCCCGCTCCTCCGCCGAGGTGGAGTCCTGGCTGGTCGCGCAGCGAGAGGCCGGCCCCCGCCTCCCGGAGTGA
- a CDS encoding superoxide dismutase family protein, which yields MRRPLPFLTVALAALAGCSGTGGTVPATTPPSPPPAGTPWIVSSGIPDPDASNPPLPTPSGQAPLTVGTASGTFQPAPEGTQAITYDSTAVPPGATAQVSVATTTQGIRVRLAVTGLVSRRAYGAHLHTKTCTSVPDDAGPHYQHQADPSQPSVDPAFANPRNEVWLDFTTDPRGAATIAAQQSWTFDPVRPPRSLVLHAQLTRTDPGKAGTAGARVACLTLRG from the coding sequence ATGCGCCGTCCTCTGCCGTTCCTCACCGTCGCCCTGGCCGCGCTCGCCGGCTGCTCGGGGACGGGCGGCACCGTCCCCGCCACCACTCCCCCGTCACCGCCGCCGGCCGGCACCCCCTGGATCGTCTCCAGCGGCATTCCCGACCCGGACGCCTCGAACCCCCCGCTCCCGACCCCCTCCGGCCAGGCGCCGCTGACCGTGGGCACGGCGTCCGGCACCTTCCAGCCCGCCCCGGAGGGCACCCAGGCCATCACCTATGACTCGACGGCGGTTCCGCCGGGTGCGACGGCCCAGGTCAGCGTCGCCACGACCACCCAGGGGATCCGCGTACGGCTGGCCGTCACGGGCCTGGTCAGCCGCCGGGCGTACGGGGCGCACCTGCACACGAAGACCTGTACCTCCGTGCCGGACGACGCCGGCCCGCACTACCAGCACCAGGCGGACCCTTCGCAGCCGTCGGTCGACCCGGCGTTCGCCAACCCTCGCAACGAGGTGTGGCTGGACTTCACCACCGATCCTCGCGGCGCCGCCACGATCGCGGCGCAGCAGAGCTGGACGTTCGATCCGGTGCGCCCTCCGCGGTCGCTCGTGCTGCATGCGCAGCTCACCCGTACCGATCCCGGGAAGGCCGGGACCGCCGGTGCGCGAGTGGCCTGCCTGACCCTGCGCGGCTGA
- a CDS encoding PH domain-containing protein, which translates to MTAPPEAVRQGDEPRKRLHPLSPLLHGAKSIAVIVAALSWQTLSQVGLERFALVVAVLAVGVVVFSVVGWLNTGYHVVGRELRIQDGLLWRRNRAIPLDRLQAVELRRPLLARLTGLAELRLEVVGGGKTEAPLAYLTVREAAALRGRLLALAGRAPDPADPAAAEHAGPAPERPLFRVANRDLLISQSLTPQAFFLPIGVAFVVMQFILDGSWTFVGIASTVTAMAGVILQPIRRVLQDWDFRLAHDAEGRLAVHYGLLETRSQIVPLHRVQTIGVTWPLLWRVKDWLHLRLDIAGYGGPQSGDAKHSDRLLPVGDFQAARQLVFQVLPGVDLAALATVTPPPRARWKHPIGLRYLGIGLTAEVFVSRSGLLTREMTLVPYARLQSVRVLQGPVQRLLGLASVYADTAGGRSGVAEDRDLAEAWWLAEQLSIRARAARGPAPLLTSTTTAGPRDTPDAARHP; encoded by the coding sequence GTGACCGCGCCGCCGGAAGCCGTACGTCAGGGTGACGAACCGCGCAAGCGCCTGCACCCGCTCAGCCCGCTCCTGCACGGTGCCAAGTCCATCGCCGTCATCGTGGCCGCACTGAGCTGGCAGACGCTCTCCCAGGTCGGTCTGGAGCGTTTCGCCCTCGTCGTCGCCGTGCTCGCGGTCGGCGTGGTGGTCTTCTCCGTGGTCGGGTGGCTCAACACCGGCTACCACGTCGTCGGCCGCGAGCTACGGATCCAGGACGGGCTGCTGTGGCGCCGCAACCGGGCCATCCCGCTCGACCGGCTGCAGGCCGTCGAGCTGCGCCGCCCCCTGCTCGCCCGGCTCACCGGCCTGGCCGAGCTGCGCCTCGAGGTGGTCGGCGGCGGCAAGACCGAGGCGCCGCTGGCCTACCTGACCGTACGGGAGGCCGCCGCGCTGCGCGGACGGCTGCTGGCTCTCGCCGGACGGGCCCCGGACCCCGCGGATCCGGCGGCCGCCGAGCACGCCGGACCGGCGCCCGAACGGCCGCTGTTCCGCGTCGCCAACCGGGACCTGTTGATCAGCCAGTCACTGACCCCGCAGGCGTTCTTCCTGCCCATCGGCGTGGCCTTCGTGGTCATGCAGTTCATCCTCGACGGCTCGTGGACCTTCGTCGGCATCGCGAGCACCGTCACCGCGATGGCCGGCGTCATCCTGCAGCCGATCCGCCGCGTGCTGCAGGATTGGGACTTCCGGCTGGCGCATGACGCCGAGGGCCGGCTGGCGGTCCACTACGGCCTGCTGGAGACGCGCAGCCAGATCGTGCCGCTGCACCGGGTGCAGACCATCGGCGTGACCTGGCCGCTGCTGTGGCGGGTGAAGGATTGGTTGCACCTGCGCCTCGACATCGCCGGGTACGGCGGACCGCAGTCCGGCGACGCCAAGCACTCGGACCGGCTGCTGCCCGTCGGCGACTTCCAGGCGGCACGGCAACTGGTCTTCCAGGTGCTGCCCGGCGTCGACCTGGCGGCGCTGGCCACCGTGACACCGCCGCCCCGGGCCCGCTGGAAGCACCCGATCGGCCTGCGCTACCTCGGCATCGGTCTGACGGCCGAGGTGTTCGTGTCGCGTTCGGGCCTGCTGACCCGGGAGATGACGCTGGTGCCGTACGCCCGCCTGCAGAGCGTGCGGGTGCTGCAGGGGCCGGTTCAGCGGCTGCTGGGCCTGGCGTCGGTCTACGCGGACACCGCGGGCGGACGATCCGGCGTGGCCGAGGACCGGGACCTGGCGGAGGCCTGGTGGCTCGCGGAGCAGTTGTCGATCCGGGCCCGCGCGGCCCGCGGCCCGGCGCCTCTACTGACGTCCACGACGACGGCCGGTCCGCGCGACACACCTGATGCCGCGCGACACCCCTAA
- a CDS encoding PH domain-containing protein — MSPAAPAPTPAGPTAASPAADPTAASPAAGSAAPGPLPAITALEPWPDTVDWRPVSPKLITVELLERAAWIVVLLAGLTTGWVITASRLWPAAMAAVLLLGIWRCLVTVRAVRAWGYAERDNDLLVRHGLVIRRLSIVPYARMQFVDVTAGPLERAFQLATVQLHTASAASDARIPGLPPEEAARLRDRLTALGEDRAEGL; from the coding sequence GTGAGCCCCGCCGCCCCGGCACCGACACCCGCCGGCCCCACCGCTGCAAGCCCGGCCGCCGACCCCACCGCTGCAAGCCCGGCCGCCGGCTCCGCCGCCCCAGGCCCGCTCCCTGCGATCACTGCGCTGGAGCCGTGGCCGGACACGGTCGACTGGCGTCCGGTCTCCCCGAAGCTGATCACTGTGGAGCTGCTCGAACGCGCGGCCTGGATCGTGGTCCTGCTCGCCGGGCTGACGACCGGCTGGGTGATCACCGCTTCCCGGCTCTGGCCGGCGGCCATGGCGGCGGTCCTGCTGCTCGGGATCTGGCGCTGCCTCGTCACCGTGCGCGCCGTCCGGGCCTGGGGCTACGCCGAGCGCGACAACGACCTGCTGGTCCGGCACGGCCTGGTGATCCGCCGGCTCTCGATCGTCCCGTACGCCCGGATGCAGTTCGTCGACGTGACGGCCGGACCGCTCGAGCGCGCGTTCCAGTTGGCCACCGTCCAGTTGCACACCGCCTCGGCGGCGAGTGACGCCAGGATTCCCGGGTTGCCTCCGGAGGAGGCGGCCCGGCTGCGCGACCGCCTGACCGCGCTCGGCGAGGACCGGGCCGAGGGCCTGTGA
- a CDS encoding carbohydrate kinase family protein → MGYAVVLGEALVDLLETVRDGELIYRQAIGGAPLNVAVGATRLGGEVRYVGSLGNDTLGDRIAAFLRQTGVGTASTTRVPVPTTLAVTTFEGAEPTFQFYGEPPSYSLVRPEDVDEATVAGADVLYAGSIALMREPFQAAARKAWSVPGPLRVFDPNVRPKLLPDAAAVGALRDLVEEFFATADLVKLSSADAGVLWDGATPAAAADRILGLGARAVVVTCGSQGAYVAAADGSAMLNAPAVTAIDATGAGDSVMAALVRRLLAGGVPDGVAGWQQYVTFALAVAGLVCERHGGAVAMPTQDELTARWGALI, encoded by the coding sequence ATGGGTTACGCGGTGGTGCTCGGGGAAGCGCTCGTGGATCTCCTGGAAACCGTGCGTGACGGTGAGCTGATCTACCGGCAGGCGATCGGCGGCGCGCCCCTGAACGTGGCGGTCGGCGCCACCCGCCTCGGCGGCGAGGTCCGCTACGTCGGCTCGCTCGGCAACGACACGCTCGGCGACCGGATCGCCGCGTTCCTGCGCCAGACCGGGGTCGGCACCGCCTCGACGACCCGGGTGCCGGTGCCCACCACCCTGGCGGTCACCACCTTCGAGGGCGCGGAGCCGACCTTCCAGTTCTACGGCGAACCCCCGTCGTATTCGCTGGTGCGCCCGGAGGACGTCGACGAGGCGACCGTCGCGGGCGCCGACGTGCTCTACGCCGGCTCCATCGCGCTGATGCGCGAGCCCTTCCAGGCGGCGGCCCGCAAGGCCTGGTCCGTGCCGGGTCCGCTGCGGGTCTTCGATCCCAACGTACGCCCGAAGCTCCTGCCGGACGCCGCGGCGGTCGGCGCCCTGCGCGACCTGGTCGAGGAGTTCTTCGCGACGGCGGACCTGGTGAAGCTCAGCTCCGCGGACGCCGGCGTCCTGTGGGACGGCGCGACTCCGGCGGCGGCCGCCGATCGCATCCTCGGGCTCGGCGCCCGCGCGGTGGTCGTGACCTGCGGCTCCCAGGGTGCCTACGTGGCGGCGGCGGACGGGTCGGCGATGCTGAACGCCCCGGCGGTCACCGCGATCGACGCGACCGGCGCCGGCGACTCGGTCATGGCCGCCCTCGTGCGCCGCCTGCTCGCCGGAGGCGTGCCGGACGGCGTTGCCGGCTGGCAGCAGTACGTGACCTTCGCGCTCGCGGTGGCGGGCCTGGTCTGCGAACGCCACGGCGGCGCGGTGGCCATGCCGACGCAGGACGAGCTCACCGCCCGCTGGGGCGCCCTGATCTGA
- a CDS encoding DUF58 domain-containing protein, which produces MTTADIPSPTAGPGSARAEAVLSRLQLLVTRKLDGLLQGDYAGLLPGPGSEAGESREYRPGDDVRRMDWPVTARTTLPHVRRTVADRELETWMAIDLSASLDFGTARCLKSDLVLAAATAMAHLTVRGGNRIGAVVGTGSGQVAAEPGGGGLGWLRRKRPPAAVPTPAPVVRLPARPGRKEAQGLLRAIARTEIRPGRTDLGELIDMLNRPPRRRGVAVVVSDFLAPVEGWARPVRKLAVRHDVLAIEVVDPRELELPDVGVLTLADPETGALHEVQTADPALRARYAEAAGQQRGEIARALRAAGAAHLRLRTDTDWLLDMVRFVAAQRHARTRGTTR; this is translated from the coding sequence GTGACGACAGCCGACATCCCGTCCCCGACCGCCGGGCCCGGCTCGGCGCGTGCCGAGGCAGTCCTCTCGCGCCTGCAACTGCTGGTGACCCGCAAGCTCGACGGGCTGCTCCAGGGCGACTACGCCGGCCTGCTGCCCGGGCCGGGCAGCGAGGCGGGGGAGAGCCGGGAGTACCGCCCCGGCGACGACGTACGCCGCATGGACTGGCCGGTCACCGCCCGCACGACGCTGCCGCACGTCCGGCGTACGGTCGCCGACCGCGAGCTCGAGACGTGGATGGCGATCGACCTCTCGGCAAGTCTCGACTTCGGTACCGCCCGGTGCCTCAAGAGCGACCTGGTGCTGGCGGCGGCCACCGCGATGGCGCACCTCACCGTGCGCGGCGGCAACCGGATCGGTGCCGTCGTCGGCACCGGCTCGGGGCAGGTGGCCGCCGAGCCCGGGGGCGGCGGCCTCGGCTGGCTGCGTCGCAAGCGCCCGCCCGCGGCCGTGCCCACGCCCGCGCCGGTCGTGCGCCTGCCCGCGCGACCCGGGCGCAAGGAGGCGCAGGGGCTGCTGCGGGCCATCGCGCGTACGGAGATCAGGCCCGGCCGCACCGACCTGGGCGAGCTGATCGACATGCTGAACCGCCCACCGCGCCGCCGGGGTGTCGCCGTGGTCGTCTCGGACTTCCTGGCACCGGTCGAGGGCTGGGCGCGGCCCGTGCGCAAGCTCGCGGTGCGCCACGACGTCCTGGCGATCGAGGTCGTGGACCCCCGGGAACTGGAGCTGCCGGACGTCGGCGTGCTGACCCTGGCCGACCCGGAGACCGGTGCGCTGCACGAGGTGCAGACGGCCGATCCGGCGCTGCGGGCCCGCTACGCCGAGGCGGCCGGGCAGCAGCGCGGCGAGATCGCGCGTGCGCTGCGCGCGGCCGGGGCCGCCCACCTGAGACTGCGTACGGATACCGACTGGCTGCTGGACATGGTCCGTTTCGTCGCGGCCCAACGACACGCTCGCACCCGGGGGACCACCCGATGA
- a CDS encoding thioesterase family protein, with product MELPEFTAGLSARVELTVTDADTAQSLGSGDVPVLGTPRVLALAEAATVAATARQMPGGVTTVGTRAEVEHRAPTPVGRHVTALATLAKVDGRTLHFDVVLRDGEELVAEVRVERVMLDRQRFIAKALGEA from the coding sequence ATGGAGCTTCCGGAGTTCACCGCCGGTCTCAGCGCACGGGTCGAGCTGACCGTCACCGATGCCGACACCGCCCAGTCCCTCGGCTCCGGCGACGTGCCGGTGCTCGGCACACCCCGGGTCCTGGCCCTTGCCGAGGCCGCCACGGTCGCCGCGACGGCCCGGCAGATGCCGGGCGGTGTCACGACGGTCGGCACCCGCGCCGAGGTCGAGCACCGGGCGCCGACGCCGGTGGGGCGCCACGTCACCGCCCTGGCCACGTTGGCCAAGGTGGACGGCCGCACGCTGCACTTCGACGTCGTCCTCCGCGACGGCGAGGAGCTGGTGGCCGAGGTCCGCGTCGAGCGGGTGATGCTCGACCGCCAGCGGTTCATCGCCAAGGCGCTGGGCGAGGCGTGA
- a CDS encoding AAA family ATPase, translating to MTGTPGATEPAGGAPVPPAQDATQLERAMFEVKRVIVGQDRMVERMFVALLARGHCLLEGVPGVAKTLAVETLARVVGGTFSRVQFTPDLVPADIVGTRIYRQSSEKFDVELGPVFVNFLLADEINRAPAKVQSALLEVMAEHQVSIGGESHRVPDPFLVMATQNPIEQEGVYPLPEAQRDRFLMKILVGYPTDAEEREIVYRMGVSAPEPKPIFTSEDLLGLQRRADQVFVHNALVDYTVRLVLATRAPAQHGMPDVAQFIQYGASPRASLGIVRATRALALLRGRDYALPQDVQDIAPDILRHRLVLSYDALADDIPADHIVARIMASVPAPSVASRQDAAVNGHVAPASGIPAPASGAPAFGTPAPAFGTLAPGSGGPAYGAQQHPPHSAWPGQQ from the coding sequence ATGACCGGCACCCCCGGCGCGACCGAGCCTGCCGGGGGTGCGCCGGTGCCGCCCGCGCAGGACGCCACCCAGCTCGAGCGGGCCATGTTCGAGGTGAAGCGGGTCATCGTCGGGCAGGACCGGATGGTCGAGCGGATGTTCGTCGCGCTGCTGGCCCGGGGGCACTGCCTGCTCGAGGGCGTGCCCGGCGTGGCCAAGACGCTCGCGGTGGAGACCCTGGCACGGGTGGTCGGCGGCACGTTCTCCCGCGTCCAGTTCACCCCCGACCTGGTGCCCGCCGACATCGTCGGCACCCGGATCTACCGGCAGTCCAGCGAGAAGTTCGACGTCGAGCTCGGTCCGGTGTTCGTCAACTTCCTGCTTGCCGACGAGATCAACCGGGCACCGGCGAAGGTGCAGTCGGCGCTGCTCGAGGTCATGGCCGAGCACCAGGTGTCGATCGGCGGCGAGAGCCACCGCGTGCCGGACCCGTTCCTGGTGATGGCGACGCAGAACCCCATCGAGCAGGAGGGTGTCTACCCGCTGCCGGAGGCCCAGCGTGACCGCTTCCTGATGAAGATCCTCGTGGGCTACCCGACCGACGCCGAGGAACGCGAGATCGTCTACCGGATGGGCGTCAGCGCACCCGAACCCAAGCCGATCTTCACGTCCGAGGATCTGCTCGGCCTGCAGCGCCGCGCCGACCAGGTTTTCGTCCACAACGCGCTGGTCGACTACACCGTGCGGCTCGTGCTGGCCACCCGCGCCCCGGCCCAGCACGGCATGCCGGACGTCGCCCAGTTCATCCAGTACGGCGCCAGCCCGCGCGCCTCACTCGGCATCGTGCGCGCCACCCGGGCCCTGGCGCTGCTGCGCGGCCGGGACTATGCGCTGCCGCAGGACGTGCAGGACATCGCGCCGGACATCCTGCGGCACCGGCTCGTTCTCAGCTACGACGCGCTCGCCGACGACATCCCGGCCGACCACATCGTGGCCCGGATCATGGCCAGCGTGCCGGCGCCGTCGGTGGCCTCCCGGCAGGACGCGGCGGTCAACGGCCACGTAGCGCCCGCATCCGGCATTCCGGCTCCGGCGAGCGGAGCCCCGGCGTTCGGCACCCCCGCGCCGGCATTCGGCACCCTCGCCCCGGGGAGCGGCGGCCCGGCGTACGGCGCGCAGCAGCACCCGCCGCACTCCGCGTGGCCGGGACAGCAGTGA
- the nhaA gene encoding Na+/H+ antiporter NhaA, with product MTPNLFSRGSWPEARRIADVLRKETIGGALLLAGALIALVWANSSWADSYHALLGLRVGPAAWHLDLSLATWAADGLLAIFFFVAGLELKREFVAGDLRDVRRAAVPVAAAAGGVAVPALFYTAANLGGAAQGWAIPTATDIAFALAVLAVVGRHLPTALRTFLLTLAVVDDLLAIVIIALFYTADLAVLPLGLALVPLVLFTVLVQRRVRSWWLLLPLACAAWALVHASGVHATVAGVLMGFAVPVLRRDGADEPGLAEHFEHRFRPLSAGFAVPVFALMSAGVTVGGLDGLFSALTDPVAIGVVLGLVVGKPVGITLATWLAARFTRATIDAGLAWIDVVALAVLGGIGFTVSLLIGELAFGAGTARDAHVKVAVLTGSLTAAVLATVILRLRNRTYRRLHEAEQVDADGNEIPDVYER from the coding sequence GTGACCCCCAACCTGTTCAGTCGCGGTTCGTGGCCCGAGGCCCGGCGGATCGCCGACGTGCTGCGCAAGGAGACGATCGGCGGGGCGCTGCTGCTCGCCGGGGCGCTGATCGCGCTCGTCTGGGCCAACTCGTCGTGGGCGGACAGCTATCACGCTCTGCTCGGTCTCAGGGTCGGGCCGGCCGCCTGGCACCTCGACCTCTCCCTGGCCACGTGGGCCGCCGACGGCCTGCTGGCGATCTTCTTCTTCGTCGCCGGTCTCGAGCTCAAGCGCGAGTTCGTCGCCGGCGACCTACGCGATGTACGCCGGGCGGCGGTGCCGGTGGCGGCCGCGGCCGGCGGCGTGGCCGTGCCGGCGTTGTTCTACACGGCCGCGAACCTGGGTGGCGCGGCCCAGGGCTGGGCGATCCCGACCGCCACCGACATCGCCTTCGCTCTGGCCGTGCTCGCGGTCGTCGGGCGCCACCTGCCGACGGCGCTGCGGACGTTCCTGCTCACCCTCGCGGTGGTCGACGACCTGCTGGCCATCGTGATCATCGCGCTGTTCTACACCGCCGATCTCGCGGTGCTGCCGCTCGGGCTGGCCCTCGTCCCGCTCGTCCTGTTCACCGTGCTGGTGCAGCGCCGGGTCCGGTCGTGGTGGCTGCTGCTCCCGCTCGCCTGCGCCGCCTGGGCGCTGGTGCACGCGTCCGGCGTGCACGCCACCGTCGCCGGCGTCCTCATGGGCTTCGCGGTGCCGGTGCTGCGCCGCGACGGGGCCGACGAGCCGGGCCTCGCGGAGCACTTCGAGCACCGGTTCCGTCCGCTGTCCGCCGGGTTCGCGGTGCCGGTCTTCGCGCTGATGTCGGCCGGCGTCACGGTCGGCGGCCTGGACGGGCTGTTCTCGGCGCTCACCGACCCGGTGGCGATCGGGGTCGTGCTGGGCCTGGTCGTGGGCAAGCCGGTCGGCATCACGCTCGCGACCTGGCTGGCGGCCAGGTTCACCCGGGCGACGATCGACGCCGGGCTGGCCTGGATCGACGTCGTCGCGCTGGCGGTGCTCGGCGGGATCGGTTTCACCGTGTCCCTGCTGATCGGCGAGCTGGCGTTCGGCGCCGGCACGGCACGCGACGCCCACGTCAAGGTGGCCGTGTTGACCGGCTCGCTGACGGCGGCGGTGCTCGCGACGGTCATCCTGCGTCTGCGGAACCGCACCTATCGGCGTCTGCACGAGGCGGAGCAGGTCGACGCCGACGGCAACGAGATTCCGGACGTCTACGAGCGGTGA